Proteins from a genomic interval of Peromyscus leucopus breed LL Stock chromosome 12, UCI_PerLeu_2.1, whole genome shotgun sequence:
- the Son gene encoding protein SON isoform X3, translating into MAADIEQVFRSFVVSKFREIQQELSSGRSEGQLNGETNAPIEGSQAGDTAASTRSLPNEEIVQKIEEVLSGVLDTELRYKPDLKEASRKSRCVSVQTDPTDEVPTKKSKKHKKHKNKKKKKKKEKEKKYKRQPEEPESKLKSHHDGSVDLESDSFLKFDSESSAMALEHPVRAFGFSEASETPLVLEPPVGSVEVQESHMLETPKPAPQPAELSFGSAPFISEQSEQPESVMMEPSPTKILDSFAAAAALKSPEPVVTMSVEYQKSVLKSSWETTAPELSKTTPVELPVAKVLEPSETLMIVSETPTEVHPEPSTSTMDFPESSTTDALRLPEQPAEAPSEMADSSLTRPQESLELPKSTAVELQESSVASALELPGPPATSMLELQGPPATPVLELPGPSAAPVPELSGPLSTPVPELPGPPATVVPELPGPSVTPVPPLLQELPGPPAPSVGLEPPQEVPEPPVMAQEMPGVPAVSAAVELTGQPAVTVAMELTEQPVTTTEFEQPVAMTTVEHPGHPEVTTATGLLGQPEAAMVLELPGQPVATTALELSGQPSVTGVSELSGLPSATGALELSGQPVATGALELPGQLMATGALEFSGQSGAAGALELLGQPLATGVLELPGQPGAPELPGQPVATVALEISVQSVVTTSELSTMTVSQSLEVPSTTALESYNTVAQELPTTLVGETSVTVGVDPLMAQESHMLASNTMESHMLASNTMDSQMLASNTMDSQMLASNTMDSQMLASSTMDSQMLASSTMDSQMLATSSMDSQMLATSSMDSQMLATSSMDSQMLATSSMDSQMLATSSMDSQMLATSSMDSQMLATSSMDSQMLATSSMDSQMLATSSMDSQMLASGAMDSQMLASGTMDAQMLASGTMDAQMLASSTQDSAMMGSKSPDPYRLAQDPYRLAQDPYRLGHDPYRLGHDAYRLGQDPYRLGHDPYRLTPDPYRMSPRPYRIAPRSYRIAPRPYRLAPRPLMLASRRSMMMSYAAERSMMSSYERSMMSYERSMMSPMAERSMMSAYERSMMSAYERSMMSPMAERSMMSAYERSMMSAYERSMMSPMADRSMMSMGADRSMMSSYSAADRSMMSSYSAADRSMMSSYTDRSMMSMAADSYTDSYTDSYAEAYMVPPLPPEEPPTMPPLPPEEPPMTPPLPPEEPPEGSALSAEQSVLTADNTWPTEVTLPTEESVAQPEPPVSQSEISEPLAVPASYSVSESETSMLASEAVMTVAEPAQEPESSVLSAPVESAVVAEHEMVTERPVTYMVSEATMSAEPAVLSEPSAMSETSETYDSIRPSGHAMAEVSMSLLEPAVTISQPAESSLELQSMAVPAPPTMTTPESPAVAVPELPPVADPEPPVMVVPETPTVAVPELATVAAPEPPAMTTPELSSMPVSEPPVAVPELPALADPEHATTAGSGVSSLEPSVPVLEPAVSVLQPVMVVSEPCVPVQEPTVAISEPAVTVLEHTQIISPEMALESSPTVVESSVLSSHVMKGMNLLSGDPSLGPEVGVQEIMLHPGEEPHDGGHLKNDLYENEYDRNAELAMNSHFIAKDVEHNTVCAAAIGPVGETSEEKVLPVIETKEVTELDTCPAVSEADVGRSLSSQLALEPDTMGTNKGLEFVTASVPSLDSKYDVEISLTTQDTEHDMVISTSPSGGSEADIEGPLPAKDIHLDLPSTNLVCKDTEDSLPIKDSDQTVAVAPSPKESSEDKEVPLPNKETVPDSVYPASIDEINEADLVRPLLPKDMERLTSLRAGIEGPLLASESERDKLAASPVVISIPERASESSSEEKDDYEIFVKVKDTHEKSKKNKNRDKGEKEKKRDSSLRSRSKRSKSSEHKSRKRTSESRSRARKRSSKSKSHRSQTRSRSRSRRRRRSSRSRSKSRGRRSVSKEKRKRSPKHRSKSRERKRKRSSSRDNRKTVRARSRTPSRRSRSHTPSRRRRSRSVGRRRSFSISPSRRSRTPSRRSRTPSRRSRTPSRRSRTPSRRSRTPSRRSRTPSRRRRSRSVVRRRSFSISPVRLRRSRTPLRRRFSRSPIRRKRSRSSERGRSPKRLTDLDKAQLLEIAKANAAAMCAKAGVPLPPNLKPAPPPTIEEKVAKKSGGATIEELTEKCKQIAQSKEDDDVIVNKPHVSDEEEEEPPFYHHPFKLSEPKPIFFNLNIAAAKPTPPKSQVTLTKEFPVSSGSQHRKKEADSVYGEWVPVEKNGEENKDDDNVFSSSLPSEPVDISTAMSERALAQKRLSENAFDLEAMSMLNRAQERIDAWAQLNSIPGQFTGSTGVQVLTQEQLANTGAQAWIKKGQILVAVFLPRSVPAVLFTTLLLPRPRISS; encoded by the exons ATGGCGGCCGACATCGAGCAGGTTTTTAGGTCTTTCGTGGTCAGTAAATTCCGGGAAATACAACAGGAGCTTTCCAG CGGAAGGAGTGAAGGCCAGCTGAATGGGGAAACAAACGCACCtattgaaggaagccaggcaggtgACACAGCCGCCTCGACGCGGAGTCTCCCAAACGAAGAGATCGTGCAGAAGATAGAGGAAGTCCTTTCTGGGGTCCTAGACACAGAACTGCGATACAAGCCAG ACTTGAAGGAGGCCTCCAGAAAAAGTAGATGTGTGTCTGTACAAACAGATCCTACTGATGAAGTTCCCACCAAAAAGTCAAAGAAGCATaaaaagcacaaaaacaaaaagaagaaaaagaagaaagaaaaggaaaaaaaatacaaaaggcaaCCAGAAGAACCTGAGTCCAAGTTGAAATCTCATCATGATGGGAGTGTTGATCTAGAATCTGATTCCTTTTTAAAGTTTGATTCTGAATCTTCAGCAATGGCACTGGAACATCCTGTAAGAGCATTTGGCTTTTCTGAGGCCAGTGAAACCCCTCTAGTGCTGGAACCTCCAGTAGGATCGGTGGAGGTTCAGGAGTCACATATGTTGGAGACTCCGAAGCCTGCTCCCCAGCCTGCAGAACTGTCCTTTGGATCTGCACCATTCATCTCAGAGCAGTCTGAGCAGCCTGAGTCAGTAATGATGGAACCGTCCCCAACCAAGATTCTGGATTCCTTTGCAGCTGCAGCAGCGCTGAAGTCACCTGAGCCCGTTGTAACAATGTCAGTGGAGTATCAGAAGTCTGTGCTGAAGTCTTCTTGGGAGACTACCGCTCCAGAGCTGTCAAAGACCACGCCGGTAGAGCTTCCCGTAGCAAAAGTGCTTGAGCCGTCAGAAACCCTCATGATAGTATCAGAGACACCCACTGAGGTGCACCCTGAACCAAGCACATCAACAATGGATTTTCCAGAGTCATCTACAACTGATGCACTAAGATTGCCAGAGCAGCCTGCAGAAGCACCATCGGAGATGGCAGATTCATCCTTGACAAGACCTCAGGAGTCACTGGAGCTGCCGAAGAGCACAGCGGTGGAGCTGCAGGAGTCGTCGGTGGCCTCAGCCCTGGAGTTGCCGGGGCCACCTGCGACCTCCATGCTGGAGTTGCAGGGGCCCCCTGCGACTCCAGTGCTGGAGTTGCCTGGGCCCTCTGCCGCCCCAGTGCCAGAGTTGTCAGGGCCCCTTTCTACCCCAGTGCCTGAGTTGCCAGGGCCCCCTGCCACAGTAGTGCCTGAGTTGCCGGGGCCCTCTGTGACACCAGTGCCACCATTGTTGCAGGAATTGCCAGGGCCTCCAGCGCCATCCGTGGGGTTGGAGCCACCACAGGAGGTACCAGAGCCACCTGTGATGGCACAGGAGATGCCAGGGGTACCTGCAGTTTCAGCGGCAGTAGAATTGACAGGGCAACCTGCAGTAACAGTAGCAATGGAGTTGACCGAACAACCTGTGACGACGACAGAGTTCGAGCAGCCTGTGGCGATGACGACGGTGGAACATCCTGGGCATCCTGAGGTGACAACAGCAACAGGGTTGCTGGGGCAGCCGGAGGCAGCGATGGTGCTGGAGTTGCCAGGACAGCCAGTGGCAACCACAGCTCTGGAGTTGTCTGGGCAGCCTTCAGTGACTGGGGTGTCAGAGTTGTCAGGGCTGCCTTCGGCAACTGGGGCACTGGAGTTGTCAGGGCAGCCCGTGGCAACTGGGGCACTGGAGTTGCCTGGGCAGCTTATGGCAACTGGGGCACTGGAGTTCTCGGGGCAGTCTGGGGCAGCTGGAGCACTGGAGCTTTTGGGGCAGCCCCTGGCAACAGGGGTGCTGGAGTTACCAGGGCAACCTGGGGCGCCAGAGTTGCCTGGGCAGCCCGTGGCAACTGTGGCGCTGGAGATCTCTGTTCAGTCCGTGGTGACAACATCGGAGCTGTCAACGATGACCGTGTCGCAGTCTCTGGAGGTGCCCTCGACGACAGCGCTGGAATCCTATAATACGGTAGCACAGGAGCTGCCTACTACATTGGTGGGGGAGACTTCTGTAACAGTAGGAGTGGATCCCTTGATGGCCCAAGAATCCCATATGTTAGCTTCTAACACCATGGAGAGCCATATGTTAGCATCCAACACCATGGACTCCCAAATGCTAGCATCCAACACTATGGATTCTCAGATGCTAGCATCCAATACCATGGATTCCCAGATGTTAGCGTCTAGCACCATGGACTCCCAGATGTTAGCCTCTAGCACCATGGACTCCCAGATGTTAGCAACTAGCTCCATGGACTCCCAGATGTTAGCGACTAGTTCCATGGACTCCCAAATGTTAGCAACCAGTTCCATGGACTCCCAGATGTTAGCAACCAGCTCTATGGACTCCCAGATGTTAGCAACCAGCAGTATGGACTCCCAGATGTTAGCAACCAGCTCTATGGACTCCCAGATGTTAGCAACCAGCTCCATGGACTCCCAGATGTTAGCAACCAGCAGTATGGACTCCCAGATGTTAGCCACCAGTTCCATGGACTCCCAGATGTTAGCATCTGGTGCTATGGATTCTCAAATGCTAGCTTCTGGCACCATGGATGCTCAGATGTTAGCATCTGGTACTATGGATGCCCAAATGTTAGCATCTAGTACCCAAGATTCTGCTATGATGGGTTCAAAATCTCCTGATCCTTATAGATTAGCTCAGGATCCTTACAGATTAGCTCAGGATCCCTATAGGTTGGGTCATGACCCCTATAGGTTAGGCCATGATGCTTATAGGTTAGGACAGGACCCCTATAGATTAGGCCATGATCCCTACAGACTAACTCCTGATCCCTATAGGATGTCACCTAGACCCTACAGAATAGCACCCAGGTCCTATAGAATAGCACCTAGGCCATACAGGTTAGCACCTAGACCCTTGATGTTAGCATCTAGACGCTCTATGATGATGTCCTATGCTGCAGAACGTTCCATGATGTCATCTTATGAGCGCTCTATGATGTCTTATGAACGCTCTATGATGTCTCCGATGGCTGAACGCTCAATGATGTCAGCCTATGAGCGCTCTATGATGTCAGCTTACGAGCGCTCCATGATGTCACCTATGGCTGAGCGTTCTATGATGTCAGCTTATGAACGCTCTATGATGTCAGCTTACGAGCGCTCCATGATGTCCCCTATGGCTGATCGATCTATGATGTCCATGGGTGCCGACCGGTCTATGATGTCATCGTACTCTGCAGCTGACCGGTCTATGATGTCATCGTACTCTGCAGCTGACCGATCTATGATGTCATCTTACACTGATCGATCAATGATGTCTATGGCAGCTGATTCTTATACTGATTCTTACACTGACTCCTATGCGGAGGCATATATGGTGCCTCCTTTGCCTCCTGAAGAGCCCCCAACAATGCCACCATTGCCACCTGAGGAACCACCAATGACACCACCATTGCCTCCTGAGGAACCACCAGAAGGTTCAGCATTATCTGCCGAGCAATCGGTATTAACAGCTGACAATACTTGGCCTACAGAGGTAACATTACCTACTGAAGAATCTGTAGCACAGCCTGAGCCTCCTGTGAGTCAAAGTGAGATTTCAGAGCCTTTGGCAGTACCTGCTAGTTATTCAGTGTCAGAATCAGAGACTTCAATGTTAGCATCAGAGGCTGTTATGACTGTTGCAGAACCTGCACAAGAGCCAGAATCTTCAGTTCTATCAGCACCAGTTGAGTCTGCTGTAGTAGCAGAACATGAAATGGTTACAGAGAGACCAGTGACTTACATGGTTTCTGAGGCTACCATGTCAGCTGAACCAGCTGTGTTATCAGAGCCTTCTGCTATGTCGGAGACATCAGAAACATATGATTCCATTCGGCCATCAGGACATGCTATGGCGGAGGTGTCTATGTCCCTCCTGGAGCCAGCAGTAACCATTTCACAGCCAGCAGAGAGCAGTCTGGAGCTGCAATCCATGGCTGTCCCAGCACCTCCCACTATGACTACCCCAGAATCTCCTGCTGTTGCCGTCCCAGAACTTCCTCCTGTGGCTGACCCAGAACCTCCCGTTATGGTTGTTCCAGAAACCCCCACTGTGGCTGTTCCAGAACTTGCTACTGTGGCTGCCCCAGAGCCTCCTGCTATGACTACTCCAGAGCTTTCCTCCATGCCTGTCTCAGAACCTCCTGTGGCTGTCCCGGAGCTCCCAGCTTTGGCTGACCCAGAGCATGCTACAACTGCAGGGTCAGGTGTTTCTTCCCTGGAGCCTTCTGTGCCTGTCTTGGAACCAGCAGTATCAGTCCTTCAACCTGTTATGGTTGTTTCAGAACCATGTGTTCCTGTCCAGGAACCTACTGTGGCAATTTCAGAACCTGCTGTCACAGTTTTGGAGCATACTCAAATAATATCACCTGAGATGGCTTTAGAGTCTTCACCAACAGTAGTGGAGTCCAGTGTTCTGTCATCACATGTTATGAAAGGAATGAATTTACTTTCTGGTGATCCAAGTCTTGGTCCAGAGGTTGGCGTGCAGGAGATTATGTTGCATCCAGGTGAAGAGCCACATGATGGAGGACACTTGAAAAATGACTTGTATGAAAATGAATATGATAGAAATGCAGAACTTGCTATGAACAGTCATTTCATTGCTAAAGATGTGGAGCATAATACAGTGTGTGCTGCTGCCATTGGTCCTGTTGGTGAAACAAGTGAAGAGAAAGTTTTGCCCGTCATCGAGACAAAGGAAGTCACAGAATTGGATACCTGTCCTGCTGTTAGTGAAGCTGATGTAGGAAGAAGTCTGTCTTCCCAACTTGCTCTGGAACCAGACACAATGGGAACTAATAAGGGGTTGGAATTTGTCACAGCATCTGTTCCCAGTTTAGATAGTAAATATGATGTTGAAATATCTTTAACTACTCAAGATACTGAACACGACATGGTGATTTCCACCAGCCCCAGTGGTGGCAGTGAAGCTGACATAGAGGGACCTTTGCCTGCTAAAGACATTCACCTTGATTTGCCATCTACAAATCTTGTTTGTAAGGATACAGAAGACTCGTTACCTATAAAAGACAGTGACCAGACAGTAGCAGTTGCTCCTAGCCCTAAAGAAAGCAGTGAAGATAAAGAAGTACCTCTTCCCAATAAAGAAACAGTTCCTGATTCAGTATATCCTGCCAGCATTGATGAGATTAATGAAGCTGACTTAGTGAGACCATTACTTCCTAAGGACATGGAACGTCTTACAAGCCTTAGAGCTGGCATTGAAGGACCTTTACTTGCAAGTGAAAGTGAACGGGACAAATTGGCTGCCAGTCCAGTTGTAATTAGTATACCAGAAAGAGCTTCAGAGTCTTCTTCAGAGGAAAAGGATGATTATGAAATTTTTGTAAAAGTTAAGGACACACatgaaaaaagcaagaaaaataaaaaccgtGACAAAggtgaaaaagagaagaaaagggactcTTCATTAAGGTCTCGGAGTAAGCGTTCCAAGTCTTCTGAACATAAGTCACGCAAGCGTACCAGTGAGTCTCGTTCTAGAGCAAGGAAGAGGTCATCTAAGTCCAAGTCTCATCGTTCTCAGACACGTTCACGGTCACGTTCAAGACGCAGGAGAAGGAGTAGCAGATCAAGATCTAAGTCTAGAGGAAGACGGTCTGTATCAAAAGAGAAGCGCAAGAGATCTCCAAAGCACAGATCCAAgtccagagaaaggaagaggaaaagatcaAGTTCCCGGGACAACCGGAAAACAGTTCGAGCTCGGAGTCGAACTCCAAGTCGGCGGAGTAGGAGTCACACTCCTAGTCGGCGGAGAAGGTCTAGATCTGTTGGTAGAAGGAGGAGTTTCAGCATTTCCCCGAGCCGCAGGAGCCGCACCCCCAGCCGCAGGAGCCGCACCCCCAGCCGCAGGAGCCGCACCCCCAGCCGCAGGAGTCGCACCCCCAGCCGCAGGAGCCGCACCCCCAGCCGCAGGAGCCGCACCCCGAGCCGCAGGAGAAGATCAAGATCTGTGGTAAGAAGACGAAGCTTCAGTATATCGCCAGTCAGATTAAGGCGATCAAGAACACCTTTGAGAAGAAGGTTTAGTAGATCTCCCATTCGTCGTAAAAgatccaggtcttctgaaagaggcAGATCACCCAAACGTCTAACAGATTTGG ATAAGGCTCAATTACTTGAAATAGCCAAAGCTAATGCAGCTGCCATGTGTGCTAAGGCTGGTGTTCCTTTACCACCAAACCTAAAGCCTGCACCTCCACCtacaatagaagagaaagttgctAAAAAGTCTGGAGGAGCTACCATAGAAGAACTAACTGAG aAATGCAAACAGATTGCACAGAGTAAAGAAGATGATGATGTAATAGTGAATAAACCTCATGTTtcggatgaagaggaagaagaacctCCTTTTTACCATCATCCCTTTAAACTCAGTGAACCCAAGCCCATTTTTTTCAATCTGAAT ATTGCTGCAGCAAAGCCAACTCCACCAAAGAGCCAAGTAACATTAACAAAGGAATTTCCTGTGTCATCTGGATCTCAGCATCGGAAAAAAGAAGCCGATAGTGTTTATGGAGAGTGGGTTCCTGTAGAGAAAAACGGCgaagaaaacaaagatgatgATAATGTGTTCAGCAGCAGCTTGCCCTCAGAG ccTGTGGACATCTCAACAGCAATGAGCGAACGGGCACTTGCTCAGAAGAGACTCAGTGAGAATGCATTTGACCTTGAAGCCATGAGTATGTTAAATCGAGCTCAAGAACGG attgaTGCCTGGGCTCAGTTGAACTCTATCCCTGGGCAGTTCACAGGAAGTACGGGAGTGCAAGTCCTGACACAGGAACAGCTGGCTAATACTGGTGCCCAAGCCTGGATTAAAAAG GGCCAAATCCTTGTAGCTGTCTTCTTGCCCCGGTCAGTGCCAGCCGTACTATTCACAACACTGCTGCTGCCGAGGCCTAG GATCAGTTCTTAA